CCTGGCCCACAGTAGTCCTTGAATAGGGTTTCAAAGACCCTTACCCGGCGGCGGTAGGCTCTGACCTGCCAAAGGGTAATAATGTTTACCAGTATCAGTAACGCGAACAGCGCCGCGGCGATAGAAAGGCTTTGGCTGTTTAGCCAGTGATAAGCATCGAGCATTGTCGTGTCCCCCAGATAAGTTCTGATAAAATGATAGCAGGCCGCGGGGGCTTTGTAAAACCTTCGGGGAGGTTGCTGCTTTAGGTCCCGTTGTGTTAATTCGTAGTCGCCCGACATCTGACAGAAGGAAAGGGTGTTGTCGCGTGAGAATAGCCTATATTGATTGTTTTTCAGGAGTCTCGGGGGATATGTTGTTGGCCGCTTTAGTGGACTCCGGCGCGGATGTTTCTGAGGTCGAGGCCGGGATCAATTCGCTCGCAATTCCTCCGGTCTCCATTGCAACCTCTAAGGTGAGGGTCAAGGGGGTTAGTGCTACCAGGGTTTGGATAGGAAGCGAGCGTGGGGCCGAGTTTCGTAATCTGGCGAAGATAGAGCGGATTCTAAACGGTGGCAACCTGCCCGGGCCGGTGATAGCTCAGTCGCTCAAAACCTTCCGCCGTTTAGCCTTGGCGGAGGCCAAGGTGCACGGCATTCCCGTGGACGAGGTTCATTTCCATGAGATTGGCGCTTTAGATACCATAGTTGATGTAGTAGGGTGTTTTTTGGCCTTGTATCTGCTGAGGATCGACCGGGTCTTTGCCTCTCACATCCCTTGGAATCGTGGATTTGTCACGTTGGAGCATGGCACCTACCCGGTGCCTGCGCCGGCTACTGCCGAGTTGTTGCAGGGCGTTCCATGTTACGGTTGCGAGGCACCTTTTGAGCTCGTTACCCCCACCGGGGCAGCCTTGCTGCGGAGCATGGTAGAAGAATTTGGCCCCCTGCCCCCGATGTCTCCTCAGCGCTTCGGGTACGGGGCAGGACACCGTGAGAGGCCGGATGTCCCTAACGTTGTCCGGGTTGTTATCGGGGATTCCCCGTCGGAGGATGGGATTTTCACGGAACTGGTGGATATTTTGGAAACGCAAGTAGATGACATGGTTCCGGAGTTCTATTCGTTTCTGAGCGAGAGGCTGGCGGATTCGGCTGCCCTCGACTATTTTTACACCCCGGTGTACATGAAAAAGGGGCGGCCGGGCTGTTTGGTGACGGTGATTGCACCTGCGGGGCTGGGACAGGAAGTTGCTGCGTTACTCCTCGAACATACGTCTACTTTGGGTGTTCGTTGCCAGACGGTTTCTCGGGTGGTGTTAAAGAGAGAAATCATTACGGTATCCACAAGATGGGGTGAGGTCAGGGTAAAGGTGGCCTACCTTAGCGGAAGGGCTCCGAAGATATCTCCCGAGTTTGAGGATTGCCGCTCCATAGCCTTGGCGCGGGACCTGTCTTTGGATGTGGTTTATCGAGAGGCGGTGTCTGCTGCGGTTATCAGCTTGGGTTTGGCAGATAGCTCTGAAGGGGCGTAGGCAGGTTCGTGTGGTCTTGGCTTTGTCGGTAACTTTATGTGAAACAGTCTGTGAGAACGCAGCGCTGGCGCCCCCGTCCAGGGTTCCTTGCAATTGGAATTGCGGAGGCTGTACCTCCGGCAGGGGGGCCGGTGCCCTCTCCCGGGAAGGCCGTTTGTGGCGTTCTTGGAACGGATATGATGCCGTAAAATAATGCAATTATCCCCGATGTTTCACGTGAAACATTCAGCACCCTCAGCCGTAGTCCCTTCCGAAGCCCAGCGGTGCCCCCGCATAGCAACCGGAGTATATGCTTGCCACCGCGGGACACTCCGCTGCCAGCGGCTCACGAGCAATACACTCCGGGCACGCCTGCCCATATGTTACCCAATTGTTAAGCTGTTTCTATTTCTACGTCTCCAGGGTCGCTTGAAGCCTCACCTCTCGGTCCTCTCTTGCATCGCCCCGTTCCCACCGAGGCGCCTCCTCTGATTCGATGTATACAAACAGCCCCTTTTTCAGCGCTCAAAACTTCTCCCCGTTCGACCTCGGCGCCCCGCATCCTACAAATTCAGTATGTCGACTATTCTCATCAGATCCTCATCGTTATAGAAAAAAATCTCGATCCTCCCACCTCGACGGTTTCTTTTCACACTGGCCTTGGTTCCCAGCCGCTCCTGCAATCGTTCTTCCAGGTCCACCAGCTCAGATTCTCTCGGCTCATGCCTCCCCGTCTCTTTCTTCTTTACCCCCTCTACATCTCTTACAGATAGCCCAAACCGCACGATTCGCCGTGCTATCTTGACCTGTTCCTTCTCGTCCTTCGCCACACCTAAAATCGCGCGTGCGTGTCCCGCACTTAGCTCCCCTCTTTCTACCATGTCTCTTACTTCCGAACAAAGATTAAGTATTCGCAGTGCGTTCGCCACATATGATCTGCTCTTGCCAATCCTTTCCGCCAGTTTCTCCTGGGTGTACCCGTATTGTTCGATCATTTCCCGAAAGGCCAGTGCTTCTTCAACCGGGCTCAGATCCTCCCTCTGAAGGTTCTCGATAAGGGCCAGCTCTGAGGCCTCGTGTTCCCCAATTTCTCTTATGACCACAGGGATACGTTCCAACCCCACCATCCCTGCCGCCCGCAGCCGCCTCTCTCCCGCCACCACCTCGTATTTCCCAGCTTCCACGGGCCTGACGACTATGGGCTGCAGCACTCCGTGTTCCCGAATTGACGCCGCCAACTCTGCCATGCTCTCATCCTCAAACTTTTTGCGTGGCTGGCGTCCCCGCGGTTGCACGAGTCCGATATCCAACTCCAACGAATCCCGCTCGAAGTCAGATTCCTCCGTTCCAATTAAAGCATCTAAACCCCGGCCCAGCCCTCTCCTACCCACGCTCCAAAACCTCCTTTGCTAGGTCTTGATAAACCTCAGCACCCCTCGACCGCGCATCGTAAAGGACGATGGGTTTCCCGTAGCTCGGTGCCTCGCTCAGGCGCACATTTCGAGGTATAATCGTCTTATACATTTGCCTGCGAAAATGCCTCTTCACCTCATCCACCACTTGAATCGACAGGTTTGTTCGCCCATCGAACATCGTTAACAAGACTCCCTCTAGCTGAAGCCCTGGATTTATACGTTTTTTAATAAGCGTTATGGTATGCATCAACTGACTCAACCCTTCCAGC
The sequence above is drawn from the Syntrophothermus lipocalidus DSM 12680 genome and encodes:
- a CDS encoding ParB/RepB/Spo0J family partition protein, which translates into the protein MGRRGLGRGLDALIGTEESDFERDSLELDIGLVQPRGRQPRKKFEDESMAELAASIREHGVLQPIVVRPVEAGKYEVVAGERRLRAAGMVGLERIPVVIREIGEHEASELALIENLQREDLSPVEEALAFREMIEQYGYTQEKLAERIGKSRSYVANALRILNLCSEVRDMVERGELSAGHARAILGVAKDEKEQVKIARRIVRFGLSVRDVEGVKKKETGRHEPRESELVDLEERLQERLGTKASVKRNRRGGRIEIFFYNDEDLMRIVDILNL
- the larC gene encoding nickel pincer cofactor biosynthesis protein LarC, with product MRIAYIDCFSGVSGDMLLAALVDSGADVSEVEAGINSLAIPPVSIATSKVRVKGVSATRVWIGSERGAEFRNLAKIERILNGGNLPGPVIAQSLKTFRRLALAEAKVHGIPVDEVHFHEIGALDTIVDVVGCFLALYLLRIDRVFASHIPWNRGFVTLEHGTYPVPAPATAELLQGVPCYGCEAPFELVTPTGAALLRSMVEEFGPLPPMSPQRFGYGAGHRERPDVPNVVRVVIGDSPSEDGIFTELVDILETQVDDMVPEFYSFLSERLADSAALDYFYTPVYMKKGRPGCLVTVIAPAGLGQEVAALLLEHTSTLGVRCQTVSRVVLKREIITVSTRWGEVRVKVAYLSGRAPKISPEFEDCRSIALARDLSLDVVYREAVSAAVISLGLADSSEGA